One genomic segment of Streptomyces sp. RerS4 includes these proteins:
- a CDS encoding ABC transporter permease has translation MSPTTTAMSGARTLATAARVLRQLRHDPRSVALMLLVPVLMLTLLRYVFDGDGRTFDSIGASLLGIFPLITMFLVTSIATLRERTSGTLERLLAMPLAKGDLIAGYALAFGAVAVVQSLLATGLALGLLGLDVIGSPWLLLLVALLDALLGTALGLFVSAFAASEFQAVQFMPAVIFPQLLLCGLFAPRDTMQPVLEGLSNVLPMSYAVDGMTQVLTHTDMTADFIRDAAVVAACALLVLALGAATLRRRTP, from the coding sequence ATGAGCCCGACCACCACGGCCATGAGCGGCGCCCGCACCCTCGCCACCGCCGCCCGCGTCCTGCGCCAGCTCCGCCACGACCCGCGCTCCGTCGCCCTGATGCTGCTGGTCCCCGTCCTGATGCTCACCCTGCTGCGCTACGTCTTCGACGGCGACGGACGCACCTTCGACAGCATCGGCGCCTCCCTCCTCGGCATCTTCCCCCTCATCACGATGTTCCTCGTGACCTCGATCGCCACCCTGCGCGAACGCACCTCCGGCACCCTCGAACGCCTCCTCGCCATGCCCCTCGCCAAGGGCGACCTCATCGCCGGCTACGCCCTCGCCTTCGGCGCCGTCGCCGTCGTCCAGTCCCTCCTCGCCACCGGCCTCGCCCTCGGGCTCCTCGGCCTCGACGTCATCGGCTCCCCCTGGCTGCTCCTGCTCGTCGCCCTTCTCGACGCCCTCCTCGGCACCGCGCTCGGGCTCTTCGTCTCCGCCTTCGCCGCGTCCGAGTTCCAGGCCGTCCAGTTCATGCCGGCCGTGATCTTCCCGCAGCTCCTCCTGTGCGGCCTGTTCGCGCCGCGCGACACCATGCAGCCCGTCCTCGAAGGCCTCTCGAACGTCCTGCCCATGTCCTACGCCGTCGACGGCATGACCCAGGTCCTCACCCACACCGACATGACCGCCGACTTCATCCGCGACGCCGCCGTCGTGGCCGCCTGCGCCCTGCTCGTCCTCGCCCTCGGCGCCGCCACCCTCCGCCGCCGCACCCCCTGA
- a CDS encoding ABC transporter ATP-binding protein: protein MMNNSSAVHAHDLTVRRGTGRTPRTVIDGIAFDVPCGRITGLLGPSGCGKSTLMRAIVGTQAHVTGTLDVLGHPAGHPTLRSRIGYVTQAPSVYDDLTVRQNLDYFAAVLDPGRAAADRRADTVTRALTDVDLAPHADALAGNLSGGQRSRVSLAVALLGAPELLVLDEPTVGLDPVLRRDLWNLFHALTTDRGATILVSSHVMDEAERCHDLLLMREGRILAQDTPDALRTRTHAATVEEGFLRLVDEANATARAKETQR from the coding sequence ATGATGAATAATTCATCCGCCGTCCACGCCCACGACCTCACCGTCCGCCGCGGCACCGGCCGCACCCCCCGCACCGTCATCGACGGCATCGCCTTCGACGTCCCCTGCGGCCGCATCACCGGCCTCCTCGGCCCCTCCGGCTGCGGCAAATCCACCCTCATGCGCGCCATAGTCGGCACCCAGGCCCACGTCACCGGCACCCTCGACGTCCTCGGCCACCCCGCCGGCCACCCCACCCTGCGCTCCCGCATCGGCTACGTCACCCAGGCCCCCTCCGTCTACGACGACCTCACCGTCCGACAGAACCTCGACTACTTCGCCGCCGTCCTCGACCCCGGCCGCGCCGCCGCCGACCGCCGCGCCGACACCGTCACCCGCGCCCTCACCGACGTCGACCTCGCCCCCCACGCCGACGCCCTCGCCGGCAACCTCTCCGGCGGCCAACGCAGCCGCGTCTCCCTCGCCGTCGCCCTCCTCGGCGCCCCCGAACTCCTCGTCCTCGACGAACCCACCGTCGGCCTCGACCCCGTCCTGCGCCGCGACCTGTGGAACCTCTTCCACGCCCTCACCACCGACCGCGGCGCCACGATCCTCGTCTCCTCCCACGTCATGGACGAGGCCGAGCGCTGCCACGACCTCCTCCTCATGCGCGAGGGCCGCATCCTCGCCCAGGACACCCCCGACGCCCTGCGCACCCGCACCCACGCCGCCACCGTCGAAGAAGGCTTCCTGCGCCTCGTCGACGAGGCCAACGCCACCGCCCGCGCCAAGGAGACCCAGCGATGA